The genomic DNA ATAAATGCAAGGATATTGTATTTGTAGGATTATGAAGAGATTAGGATATGCTACAATCTTTGAGAGCGACATCTGTTTTTAATGGTAGAAATCATGCACATGATGTTGTTTTAGCTTTATGTATAATTTTTGTTATATGTATTATTTTCTTACCTATACCTACACTACTTCTTGATATAGGTTTAGCTTCATCTATAGCTCTATCAATATTAATTTTGATGGTTGCATTATGGATTGAGAAACCTATGGAATTTTCTTCATTTCCAACTGTCCTTCTTATCTCTACAATTATTCGTTTGTCATTAAATGTTGCTACTACTCGCGCAATTCTTTCGTTTGGTAATGAAGGATATGGTGCTGCAGGAGGTATTATTGCTGGTTTTTCATCTTTAGTAATGGCAGGAGATTTTGTAATAGGCTTGGTTGTATTTATGATTTTAATTACAATTAATTTTATAGTTATTACTAAAGGAGCAACGCGAATTGCTGAAGTTGGAGCTCGTTTTACTTTAGATGCTATTCCTGGGAAACAGATGGCAATTGATGCAGATCTTGCTTCTGGTCTGATAGGTGAAGATGAAGCAAAAATTCGTCGTAAAGAGCTTGAAAAAGAGAGTTCTTTTTTTGGAGCAATGGACGGTGCATCAAAATTTGTACGTGGAGATGCAGTAGCAAGTATTATCATCACAGCTATTAATATTATGGGCGGTATTATTATAGGATGTTTTCGACATGATATGTCGGTTAGTCATGCTGCTGATGTTTTTGTTAGATTATCAGTAGGAGATGGGCTTGTAACACAAGTGCCAGCTCTTCTTATATCTTTGGCAGCAGGTCTCCTTGTATCTAGAACTACTTCTAGTGGTTCAACCAATACTGCTATTGTTGGCCAATTATCAAGTTATCCACGGGCATTACTTATTTCTGCATTTTTCATGAGTATTTTGTCTTTTATTCCTAGTTTGCCATCATTTCCTTTTTTGATGTTAGGTAGTTTATTTGCTTTTGGAGGATGGTATGTTCCATATCAAATCTTTAGGGAAAATATTGAAATAGCATCGAAGGAGAAAGAAATACTTGAACAAAGCCAAGATACAGAGCAGTTAGATTTCAATATTTCGGGTATTGAATTGGTTCTTGGTAGTTTGGTATCGAATTATTTGCTTACTTCTAAAAATGAGATTTTTATTCGCGTATCTAGGATACGCAAAAAATTTGCTCAACAATATGGCTTCATATTTCCAGAGATAAAAATTACAACTGATATTTCCCTTCCGGAAAAAGGATATCATATTAGAATTTATGATACAACGGTTGCTACAAGTGAACTTCGTATTGGAGAAGTTTTGGTTATAGTTGGATCGTCTGAGAATAAACCAAGTTTTCCAGGGGATGAAGTTATAGAACCTGCTTTTGGAATGCGATCTATTTCTATAATGGAAAATTTCACAGATGATTTAAAGCGTGAAGGATTTCAGCCTATTGATAATTTATCTGTTATATTAACACATTTGAGTGAGGTAATTCGAAATAACTTATCTCAACTTCTTTCTTATAAAGATGTAAAAATGCTTATTGGTAGGCTTGATAACGAATATAAAAAGCTTGCAGATGAAATATGCTCATCTCATATATCTTATTCAGGAATACAAGCAGTTTTGAAATTGTTGTTGGCAGAACGTGTTTCTATTCGCAATTTGCATCTAATTATAGAATCTATAGCTGAGGTAGCTCCATATTTTAATAAAACAGTTCATATAGTGGAGCAGGTACGTATTAGAATAGCACAACAGATTTGTGGAGATTTATCAGACGAAGGTATATTGAACGTTATTAAGTTGGGCAATCGTTGGGATATGGTATTTTATCAAGCAATACAAAGAGATTCTAAAGGTGATGTAATAGAATTCAATATTGAACCTCGTGCAGTTGAAGAGTTTGCAGATGAGGCTAGTAATGTGATTATTAAATATGCTGATCAAGGGATTCCATTAGTTATAGTTACTCTTCCAGAAATTCGTTCTTATATACGTATGATACTTGAAAGAAATTTTCCATCTCTTGCTGTTCTTTCTCATATGGAGATATCAAAGGGATTGAAAATAAATATTTTGGGCTCGATCTCATGACAATAACTCCAGAAATTATTGCCATGTCTATATTTTTGATTTTTTGCCGTATTGGTGGATGTATTACGATTTTGCCCGGTTTTTCAACATCTTATGTTCCTATAAGGATTCGTTTATGGATAGCGATATCTTTTTCCATAGTTTTATTTCCGTTTCTTTGGGACATGATTTATCCTAAAGTTTTTGCAGAAAAATCAGATTATTTGAAGTTGATAATGATGGAGTCGCTTCTTGGATTTTTGTATGGCTTTATCGTTCATATGTATACACTTGGTCTGCAATTTTTAGGTAATACTATATCAACGGCTATTGGTTTAAACTTACAGATGAGCATGGGGATCTCTGAAACTACTCCAGAAACTTCATTTGGCTCATTTATTGGAGTTATGGGTTTGTTAGTATTATGGGTAACTGACTTCCATCATCATATTTTTTATGAAATGGTTAAATCATATGAAATAACTCCTATTGGGAATTATCAGTATATACGCTTTGATAATATTTTGTTTTAT from Candidatus Liberibacter americanus str. Sao Paulo includes the following:
- the flhA gene encoding flagellar biosynthesis protein FlhA is translated as MLQSLRATSVFNGRNHAHDVVLALCIIFVICIIFLPIPTLLLDIGLASSIALSILILMVALWIEKPMEFSSFPTVLLISTIIRLSLNVATTRAILSFGNEGYGAAGGIIAGFSSLVMAGDFVIGLVVFMILITINFIVITKGATRIAEVGARFTLDAIPGKQMAIDADLASGLIGEDEAKIRRKELEKESSFFGAMDGASKFVRGDAVASIIITAINIMGGIIIGCFRHDMSVSHAADVFVRLSVGDGLVTQVPALLISLAAGLLVSRTTSSGSTNTAIVGQLSSYPRALLISAFFMSILSFIPSLPSFPFLMLGSLFAFGGWYVPYQIFRENIEIASKEKEILEQSQDTEQLDFNISGIELVLGSLVSNYLLTSKNEIFIRVSRIRKKFAQQYGFIFPEIKITTDISLPEKGYHIRIYDTTVATSELRIGEVLVIVGSSENKPSFPGDEVIEPAFGMRSISIMENFTDDLKREGFQPIDNLSVILTHLSEVIRNNLSQLLSYKDVKMLIGRLDNEYKKLADEICSSHISYSGIQAVLKLLLAERVSIRNLHLIIESIAEVAPYFNKTVHIVEQVRIRIAQQICGDLSDEGILNVIKLGNRWDMVFYQAIQRDSKGDVIEFNIEPRAVEEFADEASNVIIKYADQGIPLVIVTLPEIRSYIRMILERNFPSLAVLSHMEISKGLKINILGSIS
- a CDS encoding flagellar biosynthetic protein FliR yields the protein MTITPEIIAMSIFLIFCRIGGCITILPGFSTSYVPIRIRLWIAISFSIVLFPFLWDMIYPKVFAEKSDYLKLIMMESLLGFLYGFIVHMYTLGLQFLGNTISTAIGLNLQMSMGISETTPETSFGSFIGVMGLLVLWVTDFHHHIFYEMVKSYEITPIGNYQYIRFDNILFYITNLLQKIFIIMTRLSGPFLFFCVVFNFSIGLLNKLVPQIPVYFVSAPYMIGLGCLIFYSLVEMIIYQISHSFKLVF